The sequence CGGCGTCGTGACACTTCGCGTCTCTGTTCCCGATAGGTAGGTGAACCATGAAAAGTGCGAACTCTACGCCGCCCGAACAGGACAGGGTGGTCGGCGCCGAAGATGCTATGCCACAGGAAGATTCGCCGGCCGCCACGGATGGTGATCAACCACGGGCTCAGACGAGCTCGGCGCGGCGGGTGTCCATCGCGATTACGGCCCGCGGACTGATTCTTGCAGTGGTGATCGCGGCGCTGGCTGTATCGGCCTCCGTATTCGCGTGGCTGTTCTTCGACGCGCAGGCCGAACTCGACCAGCAGGCTCAATCCTCGGAGAACAACGCCCGTGCCGAAAAGATCGCCCTCGACTACGCGGTGGATGCCGCAGCCATGGACTTCAAGGATCTCAATGGCTGGAAGGTGAAACTGGTGGCGGGCACAAGTCCGGATTTGAACGACAAGTTGAGCGAGGCGGCCAGTTCCATGGAGCAGATCCTCGTCCCCCTTCAGTGGACATCGACTGCGACACCTCTCGCGGCCAAGGTGCGCTCGGCGGATGGAGGGGTCTACGTCGTCGACTGCTTCGTAAGCGTGCAGACAAAGACGGTGCAGTCATCCGACCCGCTGCAGTCGACAGCGACCTACAGCGTCGTCATAGACAGCGACGAGGACTGGCAGATAACCGACGTCGGCGGAATCGGCGCAGTGCTGGGGCAGTCCTAGGTATTCGGGTCTGAGGAGTCGGCGCGATGAGAGTGACGAGTACCGGGTGTCGAGCAGGCCCGTTGAGGGCTCGCGGCGCCGCCATATTGCTTGCGGTGGCCGCGATGTCGCTCGCGAATGGACCCGCATCAACCGCCGAGCCGCCGCCGGACGCCGAACTGATCAAGCCGTTGCCCGCCTTCACCCCGACGCCCTCGACGTGGAAACCGAAATACCCCTTCCCGTACGACCAGACGAGAAGCCAGGTCACGCCCGCCGATATCACAGCGATGGGCGAGATGTGCCAGTGGTTCAACGCCCAATATGACACCCTGAACGATCAGATCAGCCGCTTCCAGTTCAACCGAATCAGTCCCGACGGTACGGACTGGGACTACAGCGTACGCGGCCTGCAGCAACAGGCAGACATCGTGACGGGCAACATCGACCGTTCTCTTGCCTTTCTCACCCCGCGCGTGCAGGCGCTGACACAGCGCACCGATTTTGCAGGCGACGTGTACTTTCCGGTCTACAAAGGCGACGCCTTCTACGGTTTGTGGCAGCAGCTTTCCAACGTCGTCAACGGGATCAGGTCCCATCAGCCGTCTTGGTTCACGGGGCCCTCTCAGCTGCGAGCGAAGAAGTGGGCCAGTGAGATTCACCGGGCCCACGTATGCGATTAGGAAGTCTGTCAAGATGCGGTTAGCGGGTTTGCTCACGACGATCGGATTGATGACCGCGGGTGGGATCGGGTTGCCCGCCGCGGCGGGCGCTGATGCCACTGATGACTTGATCACCGCGGTGACGTCGGCACGTGCGGGGTATTGCGAGCCCCTGAGATTCGATCCTCTGGCACAGCGTGCAGCTGAGATCGCCCTCGCCTCGACAGGTGATTACATGGACTTCAACGCCCGTGCCGTGCCCATTGAGAATGTGCTTCCGGTACTTCAGGATCTAGGTTCTGATGCGACGACGGCCAAGTTGCTTCAAGGCGCCGGGCGCACCGAGGCCGACGCCATCAGATTCATCCTGATCTCGGGATTTCAGGACATTCCGAACTGCGCATACTCCAGGTTCGGCGGAACCACTGTGTTGAATGAACCGAGCGGCTACTACTTGACAGCCGTCGTGCTGGCGGGGGCCTGACGTGTGCAGCGACTACTGCCGCGCATTGGCCGGCGTCGTCATTGGCAGTGCCGTCGCCATCGCGTCGGCGGTGCCTGCCCACGCGGAGGACCTCATCACCTATGAGGTGACCTCGGCCTCCATTTCCGCCGCGGACGTACAGTACTACGACGATTCGGTCCGCAAAGTACAGCGCCGAGTCGCGTTGCCGTGGCGGGTGACTGTCTCCGTACCAGACGCGACGAGCCCAACGAGTACCGGAGCCGAGCTTCGCGCCGACTGGCGCGGGTATGGGCGCTCTGCTTTCAAGTACGTCACGGTCCGCATCTATCAGGGGGACCGGTTGCTCTGTGAGAGCACGCTGGATGTCGGTGCTGCCACCTGCTACGGGAGCACGCCGCACAGGAACTTCCCGGCGACTGCGGGAGGCGGCTAGGCCCAGTTCACGTGATTCCTTGCGATTTACATTCAACGAGCGATGGAGCCCACGATGTCTGAGCGCGGAAAGAGTTTCATCCGGCCGGTGACGGCTGCAGTGGCCGTCGGTCTCGCATTTCTTGCGGCGGGTGTGGGCCAGGCCGAGCCGGCTCCGAAACCGCCGTTACCACCACCTCCGCCGCCTGCCGCGATGTCGCCCGACCCCGGTGTCTATCCAAGCACCCACCTGATCCTGACGTCGTACGACCGAGTGCGGCCCGAGGAGTACTTCATTCCCGGTCACTACGGAGTCTTCTTCCTGTCGCCCATGGGGCTCAACTGCGGAATCTTCATCAAGGGTGGCTTCGGCTGCGCAGGACCTCTGCCGGGATTACCGCCTGACGCTACGCACATCGGTTGGTTCAACGGCGAACAGCGCGTCCACTATGACTGGACGGCCGCCATCCAGTTCCCGAATGTGCAGGCCGTGAAGGTACTCCCGCCACGCAGCTACATCAACTGGAACGAGAGCACCTGCGTATCTATGGCCGATGGCGGTACCTACTGCGAGCGTGGTGAATTGCGGTTCTACATCACACCCAACGGGACCTGGCTCAATGGGTAATGGCGACGGTTCGTGAACGTCTTCTCTATTATTGAAACATCGGTTACGATATAACGGTGTTGGTGGACGCCGGGGTATCGCAACCGGCCGAGCTGGCGCCGGACGCGTTTCGGAGGGTCTTCCGCGAGTGGCTTGGCGACAACCTGCCACCGAAGTGGACGGACCGGCCCTTTCCGCAGAACTGGCCGCCCGGCGACGACGACGCGGAAGCCGTGCTGATCAGCCGGGAGTGGCATCAGCGGTTGTACGAGGGCGGATGGATCGCGCCGGGATGGCCGCGTGAGCATGGCGGCCTTGGGCTTCCGTTGTCGTTGCGGATGGTGATGACCGAGGAGTTGGCGCGTGCGAAAGCACCGGCACCGGTCGGGTTTCAAGGCATCGACATCCTGGGCCCTGCGCTGATTGCGTACGGAACCCCGGGCCAGAGGTCAAGGTTTCTACCCGAGATTCTCAGCGCGAATGAATTGTGGTGCCAAGGCTACTCCGAGCCCGAAGCTGGAAGCGACCTGGCGTCCCTGAAGACACGTGCGGTGCGCGAAGGTGACCACTATGTGGTCAATGGCCAAAAAGTGTGGACTTCGTACGGAAACCGGGCCGATTGGTGCTTTCTTCTGGTGCGGACGGGGCCTGCGGACTCCGGTAAACGCGGTATCAGTTTCGTATTGACCCCGATGTCGGCCAAGGGGATCGAATGGCGTCCGATTCGACAGATCACCGGCGAGAGGCATTTCGGTGAACTCTTCCTACAAGATGTACATATTCCGTGTGAGAACCTCGTGGGTGCCGAGAACCAGGGATGGCTGGTAGCAACACACAGCCTGGCTCATGAGCGGCTGCTGAGCGGAAACGTCGCTGCCATCAGATCTCGGATGGATGCCCTCATCGACCTCGCGACCCGACGCGGCGCAACCGTGGCTGCCCGCCGATCAATCGCCACGCTGGAGGCCCGGCTGCTGGGGGTGCATCATCTACAGACCCGAGCACTGGATCTCGCGTCGGCCGGCGCTTCCGACTTTGCCTGGTGGGCATCCGCCGTGAAGTTGGCCTCGACAGAACTCCGTCAAGATATCGCCGCGGTAGCGACCGAGATACTCGGCGGGTCAGCGGTTCTGGGTGATCACCCCGAAGGCGAAGCGTGGCGCTACGAGTTACTGGATGCGCGCGCGGCCACCATTTACGCCGGCACCAGTGAAATTCAGCGAACCATCATCGCCGAGCACGGCCTCGGCCTACCGCAGGGGTGATTGTGGCAACGTTGTTCGAGACACCTTGCCTGGAAGTGCGCCGAGATGGCCATCTCGCCGAAATGGTCCTCCTTCGTCCCGAGAAGATGAACTCCTTCGACGACGCTTTGCATGTTGAGATGACCGATGCGCTGCGCGTTGTCCAGCTTGAGGCTGATCTGCGCGCGCTGCTGTGGAGATCAACCGGCAAAGCCTTTTCGGTCGGCGGTGACTTCGAGTTGATGCGTTTGGCGCACAGCTCGATTCCGCAGCGTCGCCGGATCGTTGACGACGGGTTGAGGCTGCTCAGCACGTTCATCGAACTCGATATACCGATCGTTGTCGCCCTTCACGGTGATGCGTTGGGACTGGGGGCGACCCTGGTCTTGGCCGCTGACGTGGTCGTCACCCACCCGAAGGTCCGCATTGGTGACCCGCACGTACAGATAGGTCTGGTGGCCGGAGACGGTGGTTGCCTGGTCTGGCCGCAGAGCATCGGAATGATGCGTGCCCGACGCCACCTCCTCACCGGGGACCCCTTACACGGTGACGAGGCACACCGCATCGGTCTTGTGAGCGATCTGGTCGATGATCCCGACGAAGTGCTGCCGATGGCCAGGAAGCTTGCCGAACGCATCTGCGGGTTGCCGCCCCTGGCGGTGCAGGGAACCAAGAAATCGCTCAATCGCGTGACGCGGTTCCGCTTCGACGAGGTCATCGAGCTTTCGTTCGCGCACGAAACCACGACGCTGGGATCTGACGACCTCATCGAGGCGATTGAGGCGTTTCGGGAGAAGCGCACCCCGAAGTACCGCGGCTGTTGACGACGAGGAGCCTTGATGGTGGGCGACAATTCCGACCGCGAAGAGCACTATCGACAACTCGGTCTGTATAGCGATGAAAGCGTCGGCATGTTGGTCGATCGCGCCGCGTACTCGTGGCCGGCGCGAGAAGCCGTTGTCTTCGAAGGTCGGCGACTGACTTTTGCCGACCTTGCAGCCTGGGTGGCATCGACTGCAAGCGCACTTCACCGGTGCGGGATCAGACCCGGCGATCGTCTGCTATGGCAGTTACCGAACTGCCTGCAAGGCCTTGTCCTGCACCTGGCCGCCTGGTCTGCCGGCATGGTTTCGGTGCCCGTGGTTCCGCTTTATCGCGAGCACGAGATGCGACACATATTTGAAGAGACGCAGCCATCGGTCGTGGCTTTCTCCGAAGGTGACGCAGACCGGATGTCGACGCTGATGGACGCTATCGGGGTTCGGCCGCTCCTGCGCATCGGGGTAGGGAAGGGCGGCGCTGACTGGCCTGGACTTGATGAACCTTCGTCACCCTTCGGCGTGTGCAACACCTCGCGGGCCGCCAGTGCAGACCGGTGTTGCCTCATCATGTACACCTCAGGGACTACTTCGAAACCGAAAGGCGTACAACATAATTCACGATCCTTGATCGCTGAGGCGTCAAGTTGGCGACGTCAGCTGGGTTTCGGCCGAAGCGATGTCCACCTTATGGGCGCACCGATCACGCATATCGCCGGCCTGATCACCGCCATTCTCTTACCGGTTACCACCGGCGGCAAAGCTGTGATGTTGCCCAAGTGGGATCCGGATCACGCTGTCGCCGTCGCTGATGCCGAGAGGGCGACCTTCTGTTGCGGCGCGGCCGTATTCCTGCAGGACATGGTGGATCGGTACGAGCGGTGCGACGCACCTGTGCATCGGCTGGCACTGTTCATGTGCGGCGGCTCGGCGGTACCCCCATCGCTCATAGAGCGGGCAGACGCCGTCGGTGTGAAGGCATTTCGTTGCTGGGGCATGTCTGAGGCGCCTACGACAACGCTAGCCAGCCCGGACGATCCGCTGGAGTTCCGCGCTTATCGTGATGGTCGTGCGTCCGAAGGTGTGGAGATACAGGCGGTCGACGAGGACCACACACCGCTACCGGTGGGCGAGGTCGGGGAGTTGAGGGTCCGAGCCCCGGAGCAGATGATCGGATACGTCGACCAGAATTTGCAGGCAGCGCAGACGGACAGCGACGGGTGGTTCTACACCGGCGACATCGGATTCATAGATGAAGACGGTTGGGTGACCATGACCGGACGGGCGAAGGACATCGTCAACCGAGGAGGTGAAAAGTTCTCCTCCCAGGACATCGAGAACGCTTTAGCGAGCCATCCTGCCGTCTCGACAGCCGCGGTTGTGGGGGTCCCGGATCAGAGGCTGGGAGAGACGGTGGCCGCCTTCATCGTGGTGAAAGACGGCGAGGGCTGGCCTGGGCGCACCGCTTTGCACGCGCATCTCGACTCACAACGGCTCGCAAAAGCGAAGTTTCCTGCGTACTTTCGGCAGCTCGACGAGATACCTCGAACGATGTCCGGCAAGGTTCAGAAGCACGAGCTGCTGCGCTTGTGGAACGAAACCCTGGCAATAGCGCCAGAACCTCCATAACCCGGTGGGGTGCCGTGATGGCTTTGACTGTCAAGCAGCAACGAGTACTGGACTACGTGCGATCCTATAGCGCAGCCCGCGGATATCCGCCGACGGTGCGTGAGATCTCGGCCCAATGTGCGCTCGGCGGTCCCACGTCGGCGCATCGAATCATCGTCCGCCTGCGTGATGAGGGATACGTTGAACTGGCACGTGGACGCAGCCGCGCGCTACGGGTCATCTCGCGACCGGTGCCGAAGGTAGACGGTGTTCATGCCGCGATGCTTCGTGGTGCGGCAGCCATTCATGCGCGATTCCGGGATCACGCCTTGATGGTGGCAGCGCAAGTCGATGTACCGAGGGTCAAAGGTGAATTGATCAGGGACTGCGCCCATCGTCATGAGCTCGTCGGACGGATGCATGCGGCCACGGCCGGCATCGCAATGTCCGACCTTGAGGGCGCTGCGGGGCCGTCGTGCATCGAAGAGTTGCGGCATGTGGCCGAAGTTGTGACATCAACCCATTCTTGGCGGGAGTTTGTCACCGATTTCTTGGTTTTCAACAGCGTCACCGAAGAGTGTGCTCGTGCACTGACGCGCCGCTGGCCCCAGACCGCAGCATGCTTGACCGACATCGCAGATAATGGTCGGGCATCGGTAGCCCTCGGACTGTGCTGGATAAGGCAGCTGCCTGCGGATTCAACCGCGGCGACAACCCGGCGCGCCGACGCAGTCCGGCGGACGTGCATGCGTGCCTGGTTGAGCGCTGTGAGCAGGTGACCGGCTCATCCGATATACGAGTCGATCAAGCTCGTCAACGACGCACTTGCGGTGGCCTCGTCTGTCAGCGGAGAAACCATTGCGGCTAACGCCGCCGAACGCAGCGAAAGTCCGTTTCGTACCAATCTCGCCGTTGCGATGAGCGCCCGAGTCGAGGCGGACTCGCGCAGG comes from Mycolicibacterium pulveris and encodes:
- a CDS encoding acyl-CoA dehydrogenase family protein, yielding MLVDAGVSQPAELAPDAFRRVFREWLGDNLPPKWTDRPFPQNWPPGDDDAEAVLISREWHQRLYEGGWIAPGWPREHGGLGLPLSLRMVMTEELARAKAPAPVGFQGIDILGPALIAYGTPGQRSRFLPEILSANELWCQGYSEPEAGSDLASLKTRAVREGDHYVVNGQKVWTSYGNRADWCFLLVRTGPADSGKRGISFVLTPMSAKGIEWRPIRQITGERHFGELFLQDVHIPCENLVGAENQGWLVATHSLAHERLLSGNVAAIRSRMDALIDLATRRGATVAARRSIATLEARLLGVHHLQTRALDLASAGASDFAWWASAVKLASTELRQDIAAVATEILGGSAVLGDHPEGEAWRYELLDARAATIYAGTSEIQRTIIAEHGLGLPQG
- a CDS encoding class I adenylate-forming enzyme family protein is translated as MVGDNSDREEHYRQLGLYSDESVGMLVDRAAYSWPAREAVVFEGRRLTFADLAAWVASTASALHRCGIRPGDRLLWQLPNCLQGLVLHLAAWSAGMVSVPVVPLYREHEMRHIFEETQPSVVAFSEGDADRMSTLMDAIGVRPLLRIGVGKGGADWPGLDEPSSPFGVCNTSRAASADRCCLIMYTSGTTSKPKGVQHNSRSLIAEASSWRRQLGFGRSDVHLMGAPITHIAGLITAILLPVTTGGKAVMLPKWDPDHAVAVADAERATFCCGAAVFLQDMVDRYERCDAPVHRLALFMCGGSAVPPSLIERADAVGVKAFRCWGMSEAPTTTLASPDDPLEFRAYRDGRASEGVEIQAVDEDHTPLPVGEVGELRVRAPEQMIGYVDQNLQAAQTDSDGWFYTGDIGFIDEDGWVTMTGRAKDIVNRGGEKFSSQDIENALASHPAVSTAAVVGVPDQRLGETVAAFIVVKDGEGWPGRTALHAHLDSQRLAKAKFPAYFRQLDEIPRTMSGKVQKHELLRLWNETLAIAPEPP
- a CDS encoding enoyl-CoA hydratase/isomerase family protein, whose translation is MATLFETPCLEVRRDGHLAEMVLLRPEKMNSFDDALHVEMTDALRVVQLEADLRALLWRSTGKAFSVGGDFELMRLAHSSIPQRRRIVDDGLRLLSTFIELDIPIVVALHGDALGLGATLVLAADVVVTHPKVRIGDPHVQIGLVAGDGGCLVWPQSIGMMRARRHLLTGDPLHGDEAHRIGLVSDLVDDPDEVLPMARKLAERICGLPPLAVQGTKKSLNRVTRFRFDEVIELSFAHETTTLGSDDLIEAIEAFREKRTPKYRGC
- a CDS encoding LexA family protein, which encodes MALTVKQQRVLDYVRSYSAARGYPPTVREISAQCALGGPTSAHRIIVRLRDEGYVELARGRSRALRVISRPVPKVDGVHAAMLRGAAAIHARFRDHALMVAAQVDVPRVKGELIRDCAHRHELVGRMHAATAGIAMSDLEGAAGPSCIEELRHVAEVVTSTHSWREFVTDFLVFNSVTEECARALTRRWPQTAACLTDIADNGRASVALGLCWIRQLPADSTAATTRRADAVRRTCMRAWLSAVSR